The Fusobacterium necrophorum subsp. necrophorum genome has a window encoding:
- a CDS encoding alpha-hydroxy-acid oxidizing protein, whose amino-acid sequence MTLQEVYQKARGRMKGFCSICPECNGKVCAGKVPGMGGCGSGFSFQHNYTTLKALHLQMRCLHQVKDPKTAVEIFGQNLSMPILGAPITGTKFNFGGYVTQEEFCDDIILGAKAAGTLAMIGDTGDPAAYEAGIASLKKAKGLGIAIIKPRHNEEIIKRIRLAEEASAIAVGIDLDGAGLLTMKLFHQPVEPKSIEDLKILVQSTKLPFLVKGILSVEEAKACVEAGVHAIVVSNHGGRVLDDCISPVEVLQEIVKEVGDKIIVLADGNVRSGEDVLKYLSLGAKAVLVGRPCIWASVGNRQSGIETLFHELQAQLYKAMLMTGNASVNSIAPNTIFKNA is encoded by the coding sequence ATGACATTACAAGAAGTATATCAAAAAGCACGTGGCAGAATGAAAGGATTTTGTTCTATTTGTCCGGAGTGCAACGGAAAAGTCTGTGCAGGAAAAGTACCGGGAATGGGAGGTTGTGGAAGCGGATTTTCTTTTCAACACAATTATACGACCTTGAAGGCCCTTCATCTACAGATGAGATGTTTACACCAAGTGAAAGACCCGAAAACAGCAGTGGAAATCTTTGGACAAAATTTATCCATGCCTATTTTAGGAGCTCCTATCACAGGAACCAAATTTAATTTTGGAGGTTATGTCACACAGGAAGAATTCTGTGATGATATTATTTTGGGTGCAAAAGCGGCAGGAACTTTGGCTATGATTGGTGACACGGGAGATCCCGCTGCCTATGAAGCGGGGATTGCTTCCTTAAAAAAAGCAAAAGGCTTGGGAATTGCCATTATCAAACCGAGACACAACGAAGAAATTATCAAGAGAATTCGTCTTGCAGAAGAGGCTTCCGCCATTGCTGTCGGGATTGATTTGGATGGAGCCGGTCTATTAACCATGAAACTTTTCCATCAACCGGTCGAACCGAAATCTATCGAAGATTTAAAAATATTGGTTCAATCCACAAAACTTCCCTTCCTTGTCAAAGGAATTTTAAGTGTAGAGGAGGCAAAGGCCTGTGTGGAAGCGGGAGTACATGCCATTGTCGTTTCCAATCATGGAGGTAGAGTTTTGGATGATTGTATTTCTCCGGTGGAAGTTCTACAAGAAATCGTAAAAGAAGTGGGAGACAAGATTATCGTTTTGGCAGACGGAAACGTAAGAAGCGGAGAAGATGTGTTGAAATATTTGTCTTTAGGAGCGAAAGCCGTCTTGGTGGGAAGACCTTGTATCTGGGCCTCCGTCGGAAATCGCCAATCGGGGATCGAAACCTTATTTCATGAATTACAGGCACAACTATACAAGGCTATGTTGATGACGGGAAATGCTTCCGTGAATAGCATTGCTCCGAATACTATTTTTAAAAATGCTTAA
- a CDS encoding HPr family phosphocarrier protein — translation MANKTVEITNETGLHTRPGNEFVSLAKTFSSQIEVENEAGKKVKGTSLLKLLSLGIKKGSKVTVHAEGEDAEQAVEQLANLLENLKD, via the coding sequence ATGGCAAATAAAACGGTAGAAATTACAAACGAAACTGGATTACATACAAGACCCGGAAACGAGTTTGTAAGTTTGGCAAAAACGTTCTCTTCTCAAATTGAAGTGGAAAATGAAGCCGGAAAAAAAGTAAAAGGAACATCTCTATTAAAACTTCTTTCTTTGGGAATTAAGAAAGGAAGCAAGGTAACCGTTCATGCAGAAGGAGAAGACGCAGAACAAGCAGTAGAACAATTGGCAAATCTACTTGAAAATTTAAAAGACTAA